In Dromiciops gliroides isolate mDroGli1 chromosome 5, mDroGli1.pri, whole genome shotgun sequence, the following are encoded in one genomic region:
- the LOC122729662 gene encoding chondroadherin-like protein — protein MWNYLSLLLLLSLLQVSSERKDTSGCPKACVCDNRKRSVLCQNRNLTKVPAAIPEMTRKLDLQGNVFKVIPPRVFQTLSYLTHLDLQNCQLKQIEKGTFTGLPYLAHLNLASNNISVLHKGALDGLLLLRRLVLEHNQLKEIQPGTFSQLPYLNLLSLAHNSLRHLPDMTFRGLVSAWWLRLSHNALSDLAPESLAALPHLRRLSLDHNKLQDLPWEALSHLYGLAHLDLGHNPLTHLGKEEGLALPELRYLALDGASLQTIDVGAFSHCPQLYTVDLRDNQLKTLPSLQGLDRLHKLNLSGNPLRCDCAARPLWDWASRNWVTMDGLCEEPRLLRGEALESLREEDLRCQGPRDGEEEQEPTGAPGEDKAAKPCPSACTCSALSHHSSCENKGLMLIPSGFPNTTQLLDLNWNKFTSVPQFSFPNLSSLVSLHLQHCKITRLAPGALTGLDQLIYLYLSDNQISELSAAALQGVPRLRYLYLDRNYFTRVPRDILWALPRLVHLHLEQNALQHLALRDLAAGENLHWLHLSGNNISDIFPGSAQNLEGLYLGSNRLQAVPTAALEGLPVLRELELSGNPLGILQEGAFMPVAKSLQHLYLNNTGLQQISPGAFAGLEPGLRSLYLEKNQLQTLPAMDDFIQLEVINLSENPLHCDCKLFQLHRWLASQKLPGEATCEFPPSAQGQKVKEATAIFEACLGKKVPLTSQHEAKNTLGQRSQWMPAVAGGYNGRSRSSHRP, from the exons ATGTGGAACTACCTGAGcctattgctgttgttgtcacTGCTGCAGGTCTCCTCTGAGAGGAAAGACACCAGTGGCTGCCCCAAGGCCTGTGTCTGTGATAATAGGAAGAGATCCGTCTTGTGCCAGAACCGGAACCTCACCAAAGTGCCAGCTGCCATCCCAGAG ATGACTAGGAAACTGGATCTCCAAGGGAATGTTTTCAAGGTGATTCCTCCAAGGGTCTTCCAGACCCTCTCCTACCTGACCCACCTGGATCTGCAGAACTGTCAGCTGAAGCAGATAGAGAAAGGGACCTTCACGGGCCTGCCGTACCTGGCCCACCTCAATCTGGCCTCCAACAACATCTCTGTGCTGCACAAAGGGGCCCTGGACGGACTGCTCCTCCTGAGGCGCCTGGTCCTTGAGCACAACCAACTGAAGGAGATCCAGCCGGGGACCTTCAGCCAGCTGCCCTACCTCAACCTCCTCAGCTTGGCCCACAACTCCTTGCGCCACCTGCCGGACATGACCTTTCGGGGGCTAGTCAGCGCCTGGTGGCTCCGCCTCTCCCACAATGCCCTCTCCGACCTGGCCCCCGAATCCCTGGCGGCACTGCCACACCTCCGCAGGCTCAGCCTGGACCACAACAAGCTGCAGGACCTCCCCTGGGAGGCTCTGTCACACCTGTATGGCCTGGCCCACCTGGATCTCGGCCACAATCCCCTCACCCAcctgggaaaggaggaagggctGGCCCTGCCAGAGCTGCGATACCTGGCCCTCGATGGTGCCTCGCTACAGACCATAGACGTGGGGGCTTTCTCCCACTGTCCCCAACTCTATACTGTGGACCTCAGGGACAACCAGCTGAAGACGCTGCCTTCTCTGCAGGGCCTGGACCGGCTCCATAAGCTCAACCTGAGTGGGAATCCATTGCGCTGTGACTGTGCGGCCCGGCCCCTGTGGGACTGGGCCAGCAGGAACTGGGTGACGATGGACGGACTGTGTGAAGAGCCCCGGCTTTTAAGAGGAGAAGCTTTAGAGTCACTGCGGGAAGAGGACTTGCGCTGTCAGGGACCCAGAGACGGGGAAGAAGAACAGGAGCCCACTGGGGCCCCAGGGGAGGACAAGGCTGCCAAGCCTTGCCCCTCAGCCTGCACCTGCTCCGCTCTTTCCCACCACAGTAGCTGTGAGAACAAGGGGTTAATGCTCATCCCCTCTGGATTCCCCAACACCACTCAGCTCCTAGATCTGAACTGGAACAAGTttacttctgtgcctcagttctccTTCCCAAACCTAAGCAGCCTTGTGTCCCTGCACCTCCAGCACTGCAAAATCACTCGCCTGGCACCCGGGGCTTTGACTGGATTAGACCAGCTGATCTACCTCTATCTCTCGGACAATCAGATCTCAGAGCTCAGCGCTGCTGCCCTGCAGGGTGTCCCCCGGCTCCGTTACCTGTACTTGGATCGCAACTACTTCACACGGGTGCCTAGGGATATCCTGTGGGCTCTGCCCAGGCTGGTGCACCTTCACCTAGAGCAAAATGCTCTCCAGCATCTGGCACTCCGTGATTTAGCTGCAGGAGAGAATCTTCACTGGCTCCATCTGAGTGGGAACAACATCTCTGACATCTTCCCGGGCTCAGCTCAGAACCTGGAGGGACTTTATTTAGGCAGCAATCGGCTGCAGGCCGTGCCCACGGCGGCTTTGGAAGGGctgcctgtcctcagggagctggAGCTGTCGGGCAATCCCCTCGGGATCCTGCAAGAAGGAGCCTTCATGCCGGTGGCCAAGTCCTTGCAACACCTCTACCTAAATAACACGGGCCTCCAGCAG ATTTCTCCTGGGGCTTTTGCTGGCCTGGAGCCTGGGCTCAGGAGCCTGTATCTAGAGAAGAATCAGCTGCAGACACTGCCAGCCATGGATGACTTTATCCAACTGGAGGTCATCAATCTCAGCGAGAACCCTTTACACTGTGACTGCAAGCTGTTCCAGCTACACAG gTGGCTCGCTAGCCAGAAACTGCCTGGGGAGGCCACTTGTGAATTCCCACCCAGTGCTCAGGGACAGAAGGTGAAGGAGGCCACTGCTATCTTTGAGGCCTGCCTGGGGAAGAAAGTTCCGTTAACCTCCCAGCATGAAGCTAAGAACACTCTTGGGCAAAGGAGTCAGTGGATGCCGGCTGTGGCTGGTGGTTATAATGGGAGGAGCCGATCCAGTCATAGACCCTAG